Within the Corvus hawaiiensis isolate bCorHaw1 chromosome 8, bCorHaw1.pri.cur, whole genome shotgun sequence genome, the region GTGGAGCATAATGCAGCTCTAACCTGGGCTGCTTTCAGATTAAGCTTTTTGCTGTTCCTAGAATTTAAATTACCAATGCAAATGGTTCCCAGTATTTAAAGAGTCAAAGTAGCAATACAAACACTATCTATTGCAATAACCTTTTCAGAGTGACCAAGAACAAGCATGTTTCTGCTCACTCAGTGCCACAAGGAGCGTGCTGGTGTGCCAGAAATCACAGAAGCTTACTTTAAAAACCCAATCAAAATATCCTTAAAGGTTTGGTCTTTGTTAACAGACTCACACTTGTAAGTCTTTAAAGGGCAAATTGTCCTGTTGAATGATTACATAAAGTAACTGAAGAGCCTTGCTGTCAGGCTGTCTTTTGCTGAATCTCGTCATCCTTCTGCAATAGTCTGAggtctgttggtttttttttttttgcctcccccacccccaattGGTCTCGAAGCTGTTACTCTTCCACTTTACCTGTTAAGCCTTTGATGAGATGCCTAATGCTGGGGAGCAGCGACGACAGGCAGCTCTTGGCCTTTCCAGAGCAAGGCTGCAAGTAGAGAGAACAGAACCAGGAgcaacaggcagcagcacaggccgTGGATACAAGTTTTCCTCTGACACAGGCTCTGCAGAAGGCCAGTGCCGTCCAAGACACAGGATCTGCTGTTATCCTGAGTGATTTCCAGGCATTGCAATAGGGCTGGTACTGCACAGCAACTTAATGTAAAGACCGGAGAGGTGGGGCAGGGACATGGCAAACACTTCCAATCCAGCCCGGCCAGTTAACCCTCAGAAAACACCCGAGACAGATTTTCTTTGATCTTTCTTGCTTTTGTGTCCAGTAACAGTCAACTGCATTAAAATGTATATAAGGATCTTCAAACTTCCCACAAGGAGGTAACAAAAGTacagaagaaaactcttcccACAGCATCACACTTGAGCTTGATTCTAATGTGTGGTGGACACAGATTTAACCTATGTGGACCAGGaatcacaaaaccaaacacatctAACTTCTAACAGCTTAGAAGAGCCCGTGGTGCACTCCCCACAGAGCAAGAGACAAAATGTAATGTATTTAGCACAAGGAGAGGGAGGCTGGCACAAGGGTAGCTGCAGCCACTGTGTTATTTAATGCAAGCCCCACTGCATTTGGTAATTAGACCTGACACCATCTTTGAAGCCATCTGATGGAGATTTAAGGGAACACTTCCACACAAAATCAGTTTCTCCCTCCTAATTGCTGTGGCTGCGAGTCAATAGCAGCAATGAATAATGAACCCTGGATCCTcatccccagcccatcccagacATGTTTTGACTCCATTCTTGactgtcctgctctcctgacCCCATCTCCCACCCTGCTGAGCAGCTGTTCAAAAGGAAACCACACAAGTGTGGATTACACACAGCAGCATGACCCTCTGCACCGAAAACTCCAGCACCCATCTTTCTGCTCCAGAGGGCTCTTAAACcacaaactgctgctgctccttgtcctACCTCTgggtcacacacacacacacaaaaaggcAATTTATCTTCTCTTGGGGATTAGAAGTGATATAGCCCTGGCTGATACTCAGTACCCAGGAACTGCCATCACCCAGTGTGGTCCAGGACTCCAGCCTAATCCTTATGCTTTGTACAGTCAGTGTAGTGTTAAGAATATTTGTTAACCACATCGATAGATCTCTTTTACTTGCAAAGAGTTAAAGCCACATTCTCTGAACTCTTGAAAATACACAACCTCCCTTTCTTCCATTCTCCTATGGTCACAGCTTTCTGCTTTGTTCAGgtctctttcttttcatgtccAGGTCTCACTCTCCACCACAAACACAGCTGCACTAAAGCTTGCTCTCTTGTCATTCTTACTGCCTTTTTGTCAGCAGAAAGGGCTCCGTTTGCACCCTGGCCCAGAATCATCACGTTTTCATACACACACTTGGGTGTTTTCTCCTCTCAGACCTTCCCTAAAGCTGAGTATTCGACACGGGGACCTGCGAGACCAGCGCCATCGGTACCCACGAGAGGAACGGTGACGGCGGGGCACCGCACCAGCTCGGATGCTGCGATTTCGGGAAGCAGGTGTTAATTTCCGAAGGCAAGTTTGATCGCGATTTGCTTACCGGTTTTAAAACCGGCAAAGGAAATCGCTCGGATGTTTGCTTTAAGAGCTGAAAGGCGGAGGGTTGTACTCTAATTAAATACCCTGCTATTAACTGGCAATTAAGAACAGCTCTCGCGCCCGATGTCCCGCCGGCACGGAGCGCTCGGGACGGGCAGAGCCGGGGCTGGCGGGCGGCAGAGGGCGGCGCTGCCCCGCCGCGGGCACCCGGGGACCCCCGCCACCTCCCCGGCCGTGGGTTTAACCCTCGGACTCCCCCCCTCCGCGGACATCCACCCAGTCAGATCTCGCCGTCTCCGTAAAAAtcacatatagatatatttttttcttacaataaACAAACACAGCGCATCTCCGCCGCGCAGTCCCCGGGCCCGGCGCCGGGCTCCGCGCGGTCCAGCGCGCAGCggccgccccggggccggggcagtGTCAGCGGGGCAGGGAGCGGGGCCGCCCCAGGGCACGGGGCGAGACCCGGGGGTCCCGGCCGCTAGCGGCCCTTCCTGCCCAGGGCGGTCCGGGCGTGCCGGAGCTGCCGGGCCGCCGGCACTTTGGAGAGGGGGCAGTACTTGATGGTGTGGGCATTGTCGCCGCTGGCGCCGCAGAGAGGGCAGGTGTAGCGCCGCAGCACCGGGCACAGGACGCGGCCGTCGGGTCCCTTGAGGATGTGCGTGGTGTAGAGGGCCACCGCCTCCTTGTTGTTCCGGCAGAAGACGCAGACCTGCAGCTCGGGCTTGAGCAGGCGGGAGGCGGCCCGCGGGTGCGCCGGCAGCCGCCCCGCCACCACCACGCCGCCCCAGGCGTGGGCAGAACCCTCCCGGCCCGAGTGCTCCCCCGAGCAGTCGAACACcacggcggcggggccgccgcgcccGGGGAAGGGGCTGAAGTCGGCGAAGcgctcctccagcagcccctcgCCGTGGTGATGGTGATGCCCGCACAGGTCCAGGTCGTGCAAGTCCAGCGCGCCCTCGAAGTACGGCCCCGccgcctcttcctcctcctcctcttcttcctcctcctcctcggccgGCGGCACGGCGGCCGCTACCACCACCGAGGGAGGCTCGGCGCCGAAGCCCTTGCCGGGCCGCACGGCCTTGGTGATGAGCGTGGCCAGCCCCAAGTAGTCGTTCCAGGAGTTGAAGACGTTCCCGCAGGCGCTGTGGCTCCGGCCGCCGTAGCGGGCGCCCGGCAGGCACTCCACGGGCGGGAGGTGCCGGTGCTGCTCCAGCTTGGTGCCCGGGAATGCCTCCATGGGAGCGGCCCCTCCCTCGAGCGCGGTgcggggcagcgccgggcgcACCGTCCGCTCCCggagccgctcccgccgcccgctcccgccgccgcctgTGAGAGCGCGCGGCCGCGCGGAGCCCCTCAAATagggggcgggggcgcggctGCCGCGCTCCCATTGGCTGATGGCCAGAGCCTCCTCGCGCTCATTGGCTGAGCAGCGCAGGGGGGCGTGGCTCGGCCGCGGTCGGGGCGCGCTCCTGTCCGGCAGGTGCGGCGGCCTGGggtcgggatcgggatcgggagcGGAATTGGAATTGGGAGCGGGAGCGGAATTGGAATTGGAATTGGGAGCGGGATCGGGaccaggatcaggatcaggaccGGGATCAACGTCGGGATCGGAGCCGCAGGACGACCCGGAGCGGCCCGTGTGAGCCGGACCCGACAAGGCACGGGCCCGCCGGGGAGGAGCGGTGCCGCTCCGAGCGTGCCGGCACTGGCAGGGAGGGGTCTCCGCCTGCAGCAGAGCGATGCGGGGACAGAACAAGTTCAGTGCTGTACGAGTGGGAAGAGGTTGGAGCCTTGTAAACTCGTGGAGG harbors:
- the NANOS1 gene encoding nanos homolog 1; protein product: MEAFPGTKLEQHRHLPPVECLPGARYGGRSHSACGNVFNSWNDYLGLATLITKAVRPGKGFGAEPPSVVVAAAVPPAEEEEEEEEEEEEAAGPYFEGALDLHDLDLCGHHHHHGEGLLEERFADFSPFPGRGGPAAVVFDCSGEHSGREGSAHAWGGVVVAGRLPAHPRAASRLLKPELQVCVFCRNNKEAVALYTTHILKGPDGRVLCPVLRRYTCPLCGASGDNAHTIKYCPLSKVPAARQLRHARTALGRKGR